CTATCTTGGTTTCTGCCTCGGTGGCAGCCATAGAAGTTTTGAGAGAACTGCCCTATGTCACCTCCGTAGCGCCCTACGTCCGAGAATCCATCTCCGACAAATTGTTTCCATCTGGGCTTGGTTTTGCTCAAGACAACTACGGCCCCATCTATATCCCGAAAAAAGGCGAAACCATAGCCATTACCCCAAAAAACTGGCCCATGTACAGCGCCATTCTTTCACACTTTGAAGGTCTTGAAGCGGTTACGTGGAAAGACGAAACATTGTGGATTGCAGGAAAAAGGGTTTCTCGATATACCTTTCGGCAAAATTATTATTTTGTCTTAGGCGATAACCGTGATGCGTCTTCCGATAGTAAGTTTTGGGGCTTTGTTCCCGAAGATCACATTATTGGAAAAGCAACGCGCATTTTGTTTTCGTCAGATTCGCAAATAGGAATCCCAAGAATGGAGCGTATCTTCCAAGCAATTGAGTAACCGGACGTGCAACATTTTTTTGGAATTGCGTAATCCAGAAAAGTTTGTTCTACATCCATAAATCTTCTTCTCCCCGATGTCAACCCCAAATAAAACCCAAGCTCCGACCATCTCACGGCGCCAACAGCGCGAGAAGGACAAAAAACAGCCTAAAAAAACTGTCCTACGAGAGTGGTTAGAGACCATAGTATTCGCAGTTACCTTTGTGGTCATTTTCCGAAACATGCTTTTCGGTTTCTTTGTCGTTCCAACCCCATCTATGGAGGGCGAGGTCATGGCTGGCGAGTATATTGTATCTTCAAATTTGCATTATGGACCACGATTGCCCATGACGCTGGGCATACCCTTAATCAACATCCCGATAAAAGCCCTCCAATTCCCTTACTACCGTCTGCCCGGCTTTAGTAGTATCAAACGGGGTGATGTGGTCATTTTTAATCTACCACCCGAAGAAAACGTGGTGGACTACAAAACGCCCTATCTAAAACGCTTAATTGGGATGCCCGGAGATTCACTCCAAATCATCAATAAACAAGTATTCATCAACAAAAAAAAGCTCAACCAACCACTTAACATGCAGCAAAAGTGGACCATCAACTATCAGGATGGGAACCGCACCACATTAGAAGATGATCTAACTTGGAACGATGCCCAAAAGATGATCCAAGCGGGGTACATCAACTCCGTAACACCAGCAATCTACGAAAAAGAAGTGGCCATGCCGAACGTCATGTTCCCGAAAGGCAATAATTGGAACCCACATCAATTCGGCCCCGTTTGGATTCCCAAAGCCGGAAGTACCATTACCCTAACGGATCAGAACTGGCTCATGTTCTATCGGGTTATTACGAAATACGAAGGGCATACGTTAACATACTTGGGCAACAACCAATTCGAGATTGATGGCCAAAAAACCAATCGCTATACCTTCAAAATGAATTATTATTGGATGATGGGCGATAACCGAGACAACTCCGAAGACAGTCGTTTTTGGGGCTTTGTTCCGGAAGACCATATTGTGGCGAAAGCTATTTTTGTCTTGTTTTCTTGGGACTTAGAAAAAGGAAGGCCACGTTTTGATCACTTTTTCAGGATCATCAAAAACGAGCTTTAAGAGGCTAATGTAGTAAAGGCCGAAATAAAGGGCAAGGGCTTCTGTTCTTGCCCTAATTGTCTATCAGCGATAAGCGTAATGGGTAGATCGCCAAATATTTTCTTGAGGTTAACCACCAAATCAGCAGTCACAACCGACTTGTCTCCCCTCCAACGAACCGTCAGTTCTATACTTTTATCAAGCTGTTGATAAAGCGAGAAGGCCACGATAGGCCAATAACGCAAGACTTTTGCGACATCCGCCTCATTGACCCTTGCACCGTTTTTGTGGAAAAGCGGAACTGGCTTTCGACCACTTAAGCCCACAAGTCGTGGTAAATGAACGCCACAAGAACACACACCATGAAAAAATTGGACATGATCTCCCGTCCGGTAACGCAATAAGGGTAAAAAATCATTTCCTCCACCTGTTACTGTAACCTCGCCCCAAGCACCATCGGCCACATGAAAACCATTTTCGTCCAAAACCTCAACATAGAGATCAGGCATAAAAACATGAAACCCTGCTCCTTTGGGGCAGGCAAAGGCTATTGGGCCAGTTTCGTTCATGGCATAAAAATCTACGACGGGGCACAAAAACCGTGTTTCGAGGGCTTCTTTCAAGGACTCTGGCAGCTTTAGGGCTGTGGACGCCAGAGCGACCGGCGTAAGCGGCAGGTCTAACCGCAACAACTCGGCAAAAGAGATGGGATCTCCCGTCAAAACAGGAGGGTTATACTTGGTTAGAAAAAGGTCACGGTCGGATTCGTTGCGCCAAGCATTTTTATGCAAATTGACTTTGAGATGAATGCTGTTGCCCCACGTACTAAGCAAGGCCCCATAGATAACCGTATGGTGTTGGGCGCAAATTAGCATATTCCCAACTTCTCCGGCTTTAAAATCTGGCTTTACACCGTGTTGTTCAAAACAAAATTGAAGTGCTACTTGGTAAAGGGCGGCGGCATAGGGCGTTTTGGGAATTAATAAGGGATGACCAGTGGTTCCTGAACTTCCATAGATCATCATTTGGTTATACGGAACATCCTCTGCCACCCAATTCGATAGGTCATTAACCAAGTCTGATCGGTTAGCAGTTGGTAACTCAGACCAATGTTCTTGCGGAAGAAACCCAATCGGAATCCGTTGTCGAAATGCGCTCGAAACCAGTCTTTTTCTCCACAACCAAGGCCACAACCAATTTGGGGGTGTTTTGTGAGAGCCGTGTAAATTCTCCCGTAGAGAATCTTTAAACAGCGTCAATCGTGCATGATCGGCAACTTCTAAGCGGTCTGAACAAGAAAAATTCCATACAGGCGCGCAAGCATCAGCAAGCACATCCGTCAAGCTCTTTTGCAAAAAATCGTCAGCCACCGGAGTCTTTACAGTCATATTGTGGGTTTGTTCGAGGTTATCGTAAACGGCAAAAGAAGCCCTCCAATGTCTCCCCTTTACCCACAAATTAGGGTTATTTGAGCAAATTAACCGATCTTACTTGGGATTGCGTGGCGCTATTTGCGCGAATAAAGTAAAGGCCATTCGCAAGTCCCGTTGCATCAAAAGTAAACACCTTTGTTTCTTGCGCAGTCAGAGTTCCTTTATAGAAAGTGGTCACCTTTCGCCCCAAAACATCATAAACGGCCACCTCTACGTATTCGCTCTGGTTTGTGGTGAGTGTGAAACGGGTACTGGGGTTAAATGGATTCGGATAGGGTGGCGTAAGTACAAATCCCTTTGGCTGTTCTTCAGCCTCCGTCGAGACCAAAATGGCTTTGTTCACCGCAGACAACGCATCAATCCTGCCGTAACCAAAGGTTGGATTGGGAACTTGTGTTCCGGGAACACCTCCACATGCTTCATTGGCAACAAGCGTTGTTGCGGAATCTTTTATGATTTGCTCAATTTCATCTACTTTTCCAGCAAGTTTAGGATTAGCAGAAATCATGAGTGCCACCAACCCAACCACATGCGGCGCGGCCATACTGGTTCCACTAAAAGCGGCATATCCTCCATTTCGGATGCTTGAACGCACATTGTGTCCGGGAGCGGCAATGTTCGGCTTCATACGGCTGCTCCCGTCTATTGTCACCACACCACGTGAACTAAAGGATGCCGCTTCGTCATTTATATTGGTGGCCGCGACACTGAAGGCTTTTTCAAAAATCGCTGGTCCATATTTTACCGTACTACATGATGGCCCCGAATTTCCGGCGGAGACCACCACTACCACCCCAGAACTACGGAGATTGTTTATAGCGGTCTCAAAAGGAATAAGTTCTGAAAGCGTGGGACAACCTTCTTCGGGAGCACAGTACCAT
Above is a genomic segment from Rhodothermia bacterium containing:
- the lepB gene encoding signal peptidase I encodes the protein MSTPNKTQAPTISRRQQREKDKKQPKKTVLREWLETIVFAVTFVVIFRNMLFGFFVVPTPSMEGEVMAGEYIVSSNLHYGPRLPMTLGIPLINIPIKALQFPYYRLPGFSSIKRGDVVIFNLPPEENVVDYKTPYLKRLIGMPGDSLQIINKQVFINKKKLNQPLNMQQKWTINYQDGNRTTLEDDLTWNDAQKMIQAGYINSVTPAIYEKEVAMPNVMFPKGNNWNPHQFGPVWIPKAGSTITLTDQNWLMFYRVITKYEGHTLTYLGNNQFEIDGQKTNRYTFKMNYYWMMGDNRDNSEDSRFWGFVPEDHIVAKAIFVLFSWDLEKGRPRFDHFFRIIKNEL
- a CDS encoding AMP-binding protein — its product is MTVKTPVADDFLQKSLTDVLADACAPVWNFSCSDRLEVADHARLTLFKDSLRENLHGSHKTPPNWLWPWLWRKRLVSSAFRQRIPIGFLPQEHWSELPTANRSDLVNDLSNWVAEDVPYNQMMIYGSSGTTGHPLLIPKTPYAAALYQVALQFCFEQHGVKPDFKAGEVGNMLICAQHHTVIYGALLSTWGNSIHLKVNLHKNAWRNESDRDLFLTKYNPPVLTGDPISFAELLRLDLPLTPVALASTALKLPESLKEALETRFLCPVVDFYAMNETGPIAFACPKGAGFHVFMPDLYVEVLDENGFHVADGAWGEVTVTGGGNDFLPLLRYRTGDHVQFFHGVCSCGVHLPRLVGLSGRKPVPLFHKNGARVNEADVAKVLRYWPIVAFSLYQQLDKSIELTVRWRGDKSVVTADLVVNLKKIFGDLPITLIADRQLGQEQKPLPFISAFTTLAS